A region of Etheostoma cragini isolate CJK2018 chromosome 2, CSU_Ecrag_1.0, whole genome shotgun sequence DNA encodes the following proteins:
- the LOC117935080 gene encoding ATP-dependent RNA helicase DDX39A, with amino-acid sequence MAETDVDNELLDYEEDEEPQGAPESGTAANKKEVKGSYVSIHSSGFRDFLLKPELLRAIVDCGFEHPSEVQHECIPQAILGMDILCQAKSGMGKTAVFVLATLQQIEPVDGQVSVLVMCHTRELAFQISKEYERFSKYMPTVKVSVFFGGLAMKKDEDVLKKNCPHIVVGTPGRTLALIRNKTLNVKNIKHFVLDECDRMLEQLDMRRDVQEIFRVTPHEKQVMMFSATLSKDVRPVCRKFMQDPMEVFVDDETKLTLHGLQQYYCKLKDSEKNRKLFDLLDVLEFNQVVIFVKSVQRCVALSQLLVEQNFPAIAIHRGMAQEERLSRYQQFKDFQRRILVATNLFGRGMDIERVNIVFNYDMPEDSDTYLHRVARAGRFGTKGLAVTFVSDEDDAKTLNDVQDRFEVNVAELPEEIDISSYIEQSR; translated from the exons ATGGCTGAGACCGACGTTGACAATGAACTTTTGGACTATGAGGAGGACGAGGAGCCCCAGGGAGCCCCTGAGAGTGGGACAGCAGCAAACAAGAAGGAAGTGAAGGGGTCCTACGTATCCATTCACAGCTCAGGCTTCAGAGACTTTCTCCTCAAACCAGAGCTGCTCCGTGCCATTGTCGACTGTGGTTTTGAGCATCCCTCAGAAG tccaACATGAGTGTATTCCACAAGCTATCCTGGGCATGGACATCCTGTGTCAGGCCAAGTCTGGTATGGGAAAGACGGCAGTGTTTGTACTGGCTACGCTGCAACAGATAGAACCTGTGGATGGTCAG GTGTCTGTCCTTGTAATGTGCCACACACGAGAGTTGGCCTTCCAGATCAGCAAAGAGTATGAGCGCTTCTCAAAGTACATGCCCACTGTAAAGGTGTCCGTGTTCTTTGGCGGCCTGGCCATGAAGAAGGACGAGGACGTCCTGAAAAAGAACTGCCCTCACATTGTTGTAGGAACTCCAGGACGTACCCTGGCCCTCATTCGCAACAAGACCCTCAATGTGAAGAACATTAAACACTTTGTGCTCGACGAGTGCGATAGGATGCTAGAGCAGCTTG ACATGAGGCGTGATGTCCAGGAAATCTTCAGGGTGACACCCCATGAGAAACAGGTTATGATGTTCAGTGCAACGCTAAGCAAAGACGTCCGCCCTGTCTGCCGCAAGTTCATGCAGGAT CCCATGGAAGTGTTTGTGGATGATGAGACCAAGCTGACACTCCATGGCTTACAGCAGTATTACTGCAAGTTGAAGGACAGCGAGAAAAACCGAAAGCTCTTTGACCTGCTCGACGTCTTAGAGTTCAACCAG GTGGTGATCTTTGTTAAGTCAGTGCAACGCTGTGTGGCTCTGTCCCAGCTGCTGGTGGAGCAGAACTTCCCTGCCATCGCCATCCACAGGGGCATGGCGCAGGAGGAGCg GTTATCCCGATACCAGCAATTCAAAGACTTTCAACGGCGAATCCTGGTTGCCACCAACCTGTTTGGCCGAGGCATGGACATTGAGCGAGTCAACATTGTCTTCAACTACGACATGCCAGAGGATTCTGACACATACCTTCACAGA GTTGCCCGTGCTGGCAGGTTTGGGACCAAAGGCCTGGCTGTCACCTTTGTGTCTGACGAGGATGACGCCAAGACCCTGAACGATGTCCAAGACCGCTTTGAGGTCAACGTGGCAGAGCTACCAGAGGAGATCGATATCTCCTCCTACA ttgAACAGTCAAGATGA